In Pseudomonas deceptionensis, a single window of DNA contains:
- a CDS encoding cation:proton antiporter has product MHAISFIQDLAVIMLVAGVVTILFHRFKQPVVLGYIVAGFIIGPHTPPFGLIHDEETIKTLAELGVIFLMFCLGLEFSLRKLFKVGATAFIAAFMEITLMIWIGYEIGRWFDWNTMDSLFLGAILAISSTTIIVKALNDLKMKNERFAQLIFGVLIVEDILGIGIIALLSSIAVSGSVSPEEVFSTVGKLSLFMIVALVIGILLVPRVLAYVAKFESNEMLLITVLGLCFGFCLLVVKLEYSMVLGAFLIGAIMAESRQLLKIERLIEPVRDLFSAIFFVAIGLMLDPVILLEYALPIVVITIAVVLGKVLSCGLGAFIAGNDGRTSLRVGMGLSQIGEFSFIIAALGMTLQVTSSFLYPVAVAVSVLTTLMTPYLIRAADPLSLKLAQVVPGRLSRVLGLYGEWLRNIQPQGEGALLAAIIRKILLQVGVNLALVIAIFFAGGYFAPRIGRYLQGWILEPSWQKGMIWGAALLLSLPFLIAAYRKLKALSMLLAEMGVKPEMAGRHTQRVRRVISEVIPILSLLVIFLLLSALSASILPTNELLMVIAVVAAGVAALLWRWFIRVHTRMQVALLETLDNHKEGEH; this is encoded by the coding sequence ATGCATGCCATCAGTTTTATTCAGGATCTGGCAGTCATCATGCTGGTCGCGGGTGTGGTGACGATTCTTTTCCACAGGTTCAAGCAGCCGGTGGTGTTGGGCTACATCGTGGCGGGTTTTATTATTGGCCCGCACACCCCGCCGTTTGGCCTGATCCACGATGAAGAAACGATCAAGACCCTGGCCGAGCTGGGGGTGATCTTTTTGATGTTTTGCCTGGGGCTGGAGTTCAGCCTGCGCAAGTTGTTCAAGGTCGGGGCGACCGCCTTTATCGCAGCGTTTATGGAAATTACGCTGATGATCTGGATCGGCTACGAAATTGGCCGCTGGTTCGACTGGAACACCATGGATTCGCTGTTTTTAGGCGCAATTCTGGCTATTTCGTCGACCACCATCATCGTCAAAGCCCTTAACGACTTGAAAATGAAAAATGAGCGCTTCGCGCAGCTTATTTTTGGCGTGCTGATCGTTGAAGACATCCTGGGTATCGGGATTATTGCGCTGCTGTCGAGCATCGCTGTCAGCGGCAGTGTCAGCCCCGAAGAAGTTTTTTCGACGGTCGGTAAATTGTCGTTGTTCATGATTGTGGCGCTGGTTATCGGCATTTTGCTGGTGCCGCGTGTGCTGGCGTATGTGGCCAAGTTCGAAAGCAATGAAATGTTGCTGATCACCGTGCTGGGGCTGTGTTTTGGCTTCTGCCTGCTGGTGGTCAAACTGGAATACAGCATGGTGCTTGGTGCGTTTTTGATCGGAGCGATCATGGCCGAGTCGCGTCAACTGCTGAAGATTGAACGCCTGATCGAGCCGGTCCGTGATTTGTTCAGCGCGATCTTTTTTGTCGCCATCGGGCTGATGCTAGACCCGGTAATCCTGCTGGAATATGCGCTGCCAATCGTCGTGATCACCATCGCGGTGGTGCTGGGCAAGGTGCTGTCCTGCGGGCTTGGGGCGTTTATCGCAGGCAATGACGGACGTACCTCGCTGCGGGTTGGTATGGGGCTGTCTCAGATTGGAGAGTTTTCGTTCATCATCGCGGCGCTGGGCATGACATTGCAGGTCACCAGCAGCTTCCTGTACCCCGTAGCGGTGGCCGTATCGGTGTTGACGACCCTGATGACGCCTTACCTGATTCGCGCCGCAGACCCGCTCTCACTCAAGCTGGCACAGGTGGTACCTGGTCGCCTTTCGCGGGTGCTGGGGTTGTATGGCGAATGGCTGCGCAATATTCAGCCCCAAGGGGAGGGCGCGTTACTGGCGGCAATCATCCGAAAAATACTGCTGCAAGTTGGCGTCAATCTGGCGCTGGTCATCGCTATTTTCTTCGCCGGCGGCTATTTCGCACCCCGCATCGGGCGCTACTTGCAGGGCTGGATTCTGGAGCCGAGCTGGCAAAAAGGGATGATCTGGGGCGCGGCTTTGCTGTTGTCGCTACCGTTCCTGATCGCGGCGTATCGCAAGCTCAAGGCGCTGTCGATGCTGCTGGCGGAGATGGGGGTCAAGCCTGAAATGGCCGGGCGTCACACGCAACGCGTGCGTCGGGTGATCTCTGAGGTGATCCCGATTTTGTCATTGCTGGTGATTTTTCTGCTGCTGTCGGCATTGTCGGCGAGCATTTTGCCCACCAATGAATTGCTGATGGTGATTGCAGTGGTGGCGGCGGGGGTGGCTGCGCTGTTGTGGCGCTGGTTTATCCGGGTTCACACGCGCATGCAGGTTGCACTGCTGGAGACGCTGGATAACCACAAGGAGGGTGAGCACTGA
- a CDS encoding acyl-CoA thioesterase, with protein sequence MEPGNAQLSMTVLMTPDMANFSGNVHGGTLLKYLDEVAYACASRYAGRYVVTLSVDQVIFREPVHVGELVTFLASVNYTGNTSMEVGIKVVTENIRERSVRHTNSCFFTMVAVDDDRKPAAVPPLQPLNSEDKRRFLQGKQRRQIRQELEQRYRELKDETV encoded by the coding sequence ATGGAACCCGGAAACGCCCAACTGTCGATGACGGTCTTGATGACCCCGGATATGGCCAATTTTTCTGGCAATGTTCACGGCGGAACCCTGCTCAAGTACCTCGATGAAGTCGCTTATGCCTGCGCCAGCCGCTATGCGGGTCGATATGTGGTCACCCTGTCGGTGGACCAGGTTATTTTCCGCGAGCCGGTTCATGTCGGTGAGCTGGTGACCTTCCTCGCGTCAGTCAACTACACCGGCAACACCTCGATGGAAGTCGGGATCAAAGTCGTCACCGAAAATATTCGTGAACGCTCGGTGCGCCACACCAACAGTTGCTTTTTCACCATGGTGGCAGTGGACGATGATCGTAAACCGGCCGCTGTTCCGCCGTTGCAGCCATTGAACAGCGAAGACAAGCGCCGCTTTCTTCAGGGCAAACAACGCCGCCAGATCCGTCAGGAACTGGAGCAGCGTTATCGTGAGTTGAAAGACGAGACGGTGTAA
- the pdxY gene encoding pyridoxal kinase PdxY — translation MKRTPHLLAIQSHVVFGHAGNSAAVFPMQRVGVNVWPLNTVQFSNHTQYGQWTGEVLAPEQIPSLVDGIAAIGELGNCDAVLSGYLGSAAQGRAILSGVARIKAVNPHALYLCDPVMGHPEKGCIVPQEVSDFLLEEAVAMADFLCPNQLELDSFCGRHPQSLFDCLAMARSLLARGPKAVLVKHLSYPGKPAESFEMLLVTAEGSWHLRRPLLAFPRQPVGVGDLTSGLFLARVLLGDSLVAAFEFTAAAVHEVLLETQACTSYELQLIRAQDRIAHPRVRFEAMPISL, via the coding sequence ATGAAACGTACACCTCATTTACTCGCCATCCAATCCCACGTGGTTTTCGGCCATGCCGGCAACAGCGCTGCGGTTTTTCCTATGCAGCGCGTCGGGGTGAATGTCTGGCCTTTGAACACGGTGCAGTTCTCGAACCACACTCAGTATGGTCAGTGGACAGGCGAAGTGTTGGCTCCCGAGCAAATTCCTTCACTGGTCGACGGGATCGCCGCCATCGGTGAGCTGGGCAACTGTGATGCGGTCCTGTCCGGGTACCTGGGCAGCGCAGCGCAGGGGCGAGCCATTTTGAGCGGCGTGGCGCGCATTAAAGCCGTCAATCCCCATGCGCTGTATTTGTGTGACCCGGTGATGGGGCACCCTGAGAAAGGCTGCATCGTCCCACAAGAGGTCAGTGATTTTCTGCTCGAAGAAGCCGTCGCGATGGCGGACTTCCTGTGCCCCAATCAGCTGGAACTGGACAGTTTCTGCGGCCGCCATCCGCAATCCTTGTTCGACTGCCTGGCCATGGCCCGCAGCTTGCTGGCCCGAGGCCCGAAAGCGGTGCTGGTGAAGCATTTGTCTTATCCCGGCAAACCGGCAGAAAGTTTTGAGATGTTGCTGGTAACGGCCGAGGGGAGCTGGCATTTGCGCCGTCCATTGCTGGCCTTCCCGCGTCAGCCCGTGGGCGTGGGCGATTTGACGTCAGGGTTGTTTCTGGCGCGGGTATTACTGGGTGACAGCCTGGTGGCCGCTTTTGAGTTCACCGCTGCGGCGGTGCATGAGGTGCTGCTGGAAACCCAGGCCTGTACCAGCTACGAATTGCAGTTGATCCGGGCCCAGGACCGCATCGCTCATCCGCGTGTGCGGTTTGAGGCCATGCCGATCAGTTTGTAA
- a CDS encoding DUF3301 domain-containing protein gives MLTLGNMFVLMLLATAAAWLWHNHGMRERALERVKQHCKKLDIELLDENVALKKIGFIADASGNKRLARVYNFEFTVTGDQRHTGSITQFGAHSAKIELPPYPIQTEPQPSEIPTAQVIELSQWRQEHSKTRH, from the coding sequence ATGCTGACCCTTGGAAATATGTTTGTGCTGATGCTGCTGGCAACGGCTGCTGCCTGGCTGTGGCATAACCACGGTATGCGCGAGCGGGCGCTGGAGCGGGTCAAACAGCACTGTAAAAAACTTGATATCGAGTTGCTGGATGAAAACGTGGCCCTCAAAAAGATTGGCTTTATCGCCGATGCCAGCGGCAACAAGCGTCTGGCCCGTGTGTATAACTTCGAATTCACGGTAACAGGCGATCAGCGCCATACCGGGTCCATCACCCAATTCGGCGCCCATAGCGCAAAAATCGAATTGCCGCCCTACCCGATTCAGACAGAGCCCCAGCCGAGCGAAATTCCCACCGCCCAGGTGATTGAGCTCAGCCAATGGCGCCAGGAACACAGCAAAACACGCCACTGA
- a CDS encoding CobW family GTP-binding protein produces the protein MLQNIPTHVIAGPLGAGKTSLIQHLMAHKPAHERWAVLVNEFGQIGLDAALMSQADDAIAIAEVAGGCVCCVNGAPFQIGLSRLLRKARPDRLFIEPSGLGHPVQILKQLSEAPWLGVLALQPSVMVLDAQALAQGKPLPATQQEALKSAGLVVMNKSNSVPNEQREQIACSLPKCPVLWVEHGRIPLNTLPAAHMNISHAVDNSLIYKDFNQINSVFTDPRTPIVMTQSQPEGWSVGWRWHALRQFDLGLLQQWLQSLDWRRAKLVIHGSEGWFSTNSVDNSIAQWKSSEWRKDSRLELIFDHPQNLELLRSGLENCLLREVH, from the coding sequence ATGCTGCAGAACATTCCTACCCACGTGATTGCCGGGCCCCTTGGCGCCGGCAAAACCAGTCTGATTCAGCACCTGATGGCGCACAAACCCGCGCACGAACGCTGGGCGGTGCTGGTTAATGAGTTCGGCCAAATCGGCCTGGATGCTGCCCTGATGAGCCAGGCAGATGACGCAATCGCCATTGCCGAAGTGGCAGGCGGATGCGTGTGTTGCGTCAATGGCGCGCCTTTTCAGATCGGCTTGAGCCGTCTATTACGCAAGGCTCGCCCCGATCGACTGTTTATCGAACCTTCCGGTTTGGGTCATCCCGTACAGATTTTGAAGCAGCTCAGCGAGGCGCCCTGGCTCGGTGTTTTGGCCTTGCAGCCGAGTGTGATGGTGCTGGATGCGCAAGCACTGGCCCAGGGCAAACCCTTGCCTGCAACCCAGCAAGAGGCCCTGAAAAGTGCTGGTTTAGTGGTCATGAATAAATCTAATAGTGTCCCAAATGAGCAACGTGAGCAGATTGCATGCAGCCTGCCAAAGTGCCCTGTTTTATGGGTCGAGCATGGGCGAATCCCTTTAAATACGCTGCCTGCAGCCCACATGAATATCTCTCATGCTGTGGATAACTCATTGATTTATAAGGATTTTAATCAAATTAACAGCGTGTTTACCGACCCTCGGACACCGATTGTGATGACTCAGTCGCAGCCCGAAGGGTGGAGTGTGGGCTGGCGTTGGCATGCCTTGCGGCAATTCGACTTGGGCTTGCTGCAACAGTGGCTGCAAAGCCTGGATTGGCGACGTGCGAAGCTGGTTATTCACGGTTCAGAGGGCTGGTTTTCAACTAATTCTGTGGATAACTCGATCGCGCAGTGGAAATCGAGCGAGTGGCGCAAGGATTCACGCCTGGAACTGATCTTTGATCACCCACAAAATCTGGAATTGCTCCGGTCGGGGCTGGAAAACTGCCTGTTAAGAGAAGTTCATTAG
- a CDS encoding DUF1826 domain-containing protein produces the protein MNAFAQTAQPLIHQVRGQTPDAMTRILDEAVNLAIWQRQLPVQIVDFGALLLSLDEPLADAIVLEVANEDTRPNLHGLASRFHDLEGYAGFIADVSWLVSAYACLLGAKRIGLRLRALDKAMCPRFHVDHVPVRLITTYAGIGSQWLEEGVMERRQLGQVQAEPNEVGLIQQINAGEVALLKGEKWQGNEGAGLIHRSPALAQGERRLILTLDWLA, from the coding sequence ATGAATGCCTTTGCTCAGACGGCTCAACCTTTGATTCATCAGGTTCGCGGGCAAACCCCGGATGCCATGACGCGAATCCTTGATGAAGCGGTGAATCTGGCGATCTGGCAGCGTCAGTTGCCTGTGCAAATTGTTGATTTCGGAGCGTTATTGCTCTCCCTGGACGAGCCATTGGCTGACGCCATCGTTCTGGAAGTAGCCAATGAAGATACGCGACCCAACCTCCACGGCCTGGCATCCAGGTTTCATGATCTGGAAGGCTATGCAGGCTTTATTGCCGATGTTTCCTGGCTGGTCAGTGCCTATGCGTGTCTGTTGGGCGCAAAACGCATTGGGCTGCGTCTCAGGGCCCTGGATAAGGCCATGTGTCCACGCTTTCATGTGGATCACGTACCTGTGCGGCTTATTACCACTTATGCGGGGATTGGTAGCCAGTGGCTGGAGGAAGGCGTTATGGAGCGTCGTCAGCTGGGGCAGGTACAGGCCGAGCCAAACGAGGTCGGGTTGATTCAGCAAATAAATGCCGGTGAAGTGGCCTTGCTCAAGGGCGAAAAGTGGCAGGGTAACGAGGGAGCGGGCTTGATCCATCGTTCGCCTGCTCTGGCGCAGGGCGAACGACGTCTGATTTTGACCCTCGACTGGCTGGCCTGA
- the zigA gene encoding zinc metallochaperone GTPase ZigA: MPKRLPVTVLSGFLGAGKSTLLNYILRNRDNLRVAVIVNDMSEINIDGGAVQRDVTLNRAEEKLVEMSNGCICCTLREDLLEEVSALAKDGRFDYLLIESTGISEPLPVAETFTFRDEAGQSLADIARLDTMVTVVDGLNFLQDFQAAESLDSRGETLGESDERSITDLLIEQIEFADVILISKIDLISSADRQELIAILERLNAQAEIIPMVMGEVPLNKILDTGRFDFERAAQAPGWLQELRGEHVPETEEYGIASSAYRARRPFHPERFFNFIERPWTNGKLLRSKGFFWLASKYQEAGSWSQAGGLMRYGFAGRWWRYVPRDQWPQDPEAKAEILQKWLPDTADCRQELVFIGQHIDFALLTAELDACLLSDAEMALGAEGWKQLSDPFGEWHEEVAA, encoded by the coding sequence ATGCCTAAACGTCTGCCGGTGACAGTGCTGTCCGGATTTCTCGGAGCAGGAAAAAGCACCCTGCTAAATTATATTTTGCGTAACCGCGACAACTTGCGCGTGGCGGTGATCGTTAATGACATGAGCGAAATAAATATTGATGGCGGGGCAGTCCAGCGCGACGTGACCTTGAATCGTGCAGAAGAAAAACTCGTCGAAATGAGCAATGGCTGCATCTGCTGCACCCTTCGGGAAGACTTGCTGGAGGAGGTCAGTGCATTGGCGAAGGACGGACGATTCGATTATTTGCTGATCGAATCAACCGGTATTTCAGAACCGCTCCCGGTAGCAGAAACCTTCACTTTTCGCGATGAAGCGGGCCAAAGCCTGGCCGATATTGCCCGGCTGGACACCATGGTCACGGTGGTGGATGGCCTGAATTTCTTGCAGGATTTTCAAGCCGCAGAGAGCCTGGACTCACGGGGCGAAACCCTTGGGGAATCCGACGAACGGTCAATTACTGATTTGTTGATTGAGCAAATCGAGTTCGCTGACGTTATTTTGATCAGCAAAATTGATCTCATCAGCAGTGCTGATCGTCAGGAATTAATCGCCATTCTGGAGCGGCTGAACGCCCAGGCTGAAATCATTCCTATGGTGATGGGCGAAGTTCCGCTCAATAAAATTCTGGATACCGGACGTTTTGACTTTGAGCGTGCGGCCCAAGCTCCCGGCTGGTTACAGGAGTTACGCGGCGAGCATGTGCCCGAAACCGAAGAATATGGCATTGCCTCCAGCGCTTATCGCGCGCGCCGGCCCTTCCATCCGGAACGGTTTTTTAATTTTATTGAGCGTCCATGGACCAACGGTAAATTGCTGCGCTCTAAAGGTTTTTTTTGGCTGGCCAGTAAATATCAGGAAGCGGGCAGCTGGTCCCAGGCGGGTGGTTTGATGCGTTACGGGTTTGCCGGGCGCTGGTGGCGCTATGTCCCCCGCGACCAGTGGCCACAAGATCCGGAAGCGAAGGCCGAAATTCTTCAGAAATGGCTGCCGGACACCGCCGATTGCCGGCAGGAGTTGGTGTTTATTGGTCAACACATCGACTTTGCCTTGCTGACGGCTGAGCTCGATGCCTGTTTGCTCAGCGATGCAGAGATGGCACTGGGCGCAGAAGGCTGGAAACAGCTGAGCGACCCGTTCGGTGAATGGCATGAAGAGGTGGCTGCGTGA
- the folE2 gene encoding GTP cyclohydrolase FolE2 translates to MNALTLPDIASQNARQAVPLEWVGMCGIALPVVIDGQRLTATADAGVSLDDGEARGIHMSRLYLALEVLESQDLNPLVFKKVLQQFLDSHDDLSICAYLRIHTHVLLKRPALVSPLSGWKSYPVSIDASLKNGMFHVELKIDVDYSSTCPCSAALARQLIQQQFVNDFANKPLQHAEVLTWLGSSQGIVATPHSQRSTAYLKTLLSTELQQFPISMLIDQAEAALGTAVQTAVKRADEQAFALANGQNLMFCEDAARRLNVALKVVPGVKGFSLKVVHAESLHSHDAVAESHWNWRTR, encoded by the coding sequence ATGAATGCCCTCACCCTTCCCGACATTGCGTCACAAAACGCCCGACAAGCTGTCCCACTAGAATGGGTTGGAATGTGCGGCATTGCGCTACCGGTTGTGATTGACGGTCAGCGACTCACCGCAACAGCCGACGCAGGTGTAAGCCTGGATGACGGTGAAGCGCGCGGGATTCATATGTCGCGACTTTATTTAGCGCTAGAAGTACTCGAGTCGCAGGACCTGAACCCTCTCGTTTTTAAAAAAGTTTTGCAGCAATTTCTCGACAGCCATGACGATTTATCGATCTGCGCATACCTGCGAATTCACACCCACGTACTGCTTAAACGCCCCGCCTTAGTCAGCCCTTTGAGTGGCTGGAAGAGTTACCCGGTGAGTATCGATGCCTCCCTGAAAAACGGAATGTTCCACGTGGAACTAAAAATTGACGTGGATTACTCATCGACTTGCCCGTGCTCAGCCGCATTGGCCAGGCAGTTAATCCAGCAACAATTCGTTAATGACTTCGCCAACAAGCCACTGCAACACGCCGAAGTTTTAACCTGGCTTGGCAGTTCGCAGGGCATTGTTGCAACGCCCCATAGCCAACGAAGCACCGCCTACCTAAAGACACTTCTCAGCACTGAGCTGCAGCAGTTCCCAATCAGCATGCTGATCGATCAAGCAGAAGCGGCATTGGGTACCGCCGTACAAACCGCAGTGAAGCGCGCAGATGAACAAGCCTTCGCGTTAGCCAATGGTCAGAACCTGATGTTCTGTGAGGATGCAGCGCGCCGACTGAATGTCGCGTTAAAGGTTGTCCCAGGGGTGAAAGGCTTTAGCCTCAAAGTGGTCCACGCCGAAAGTTTGCACAGCCATGACGCCGTGGCCGAGAGCCACTGGAACTGGAGAACACGATGA
- a CDS encoding DapH/DapD/GlmU-related protein: MIRKNPSGDLPQIAESAYVDRTAIICGKVVIGENVFVGPYAVIRADEVDSEGGMLPITIGANSNIQDGVVIHSKSGAAVTIGESTSIAHRSIVHGPCRVGDRVFIGFNSVLFNCELGDGCVVRHNSVVDGRDLPENFYVPSTTRIGPNTDLSQFAPVSVSASEFSEDVARTNVDLVRGYKALQNEF; the protein is encoded by the coding sequence ATGATCCGCAAAAATCCGTCCGGTGATTTACCGCAGATCGCCGAGTCAGCGTACGTCGATAGAACCGCGATTATTTGCGGCAAGGTGGTGATCGGCGAAAACGTATTTGTCGGGCCTTATGCCGTGATACGCGCCGACGAGGTAGACAGTGAAGGAGGCATGCTCCCGATCACTATCGGGGCCAATTCCAATATCCAGGACGGGGTGGTGATTCACTCGAAGTCCGGGGCGGCAGTCACTATTGGTGAGAGCACCTCGATAGCGCACCGCTCCATCGTCCACGGGCCATGCCGTGTGGGCGATCGAGTCTTTATCGGATTCAACAGTGTGCTGTTCAATTGCGAGCTGGGTGACGGCTGTGTGGTGCGGCATAACTCGGTCGTCGATGGCCGCGACCTGCCTGAGAATTTTTACGTTCCGTCCACGACCCGCATCGGGCCAAACACTGACCTGAGCCAATTCGCTCCAGTCAGTGTCAGTGCATCGGAGTTTTCAGAGGATGTAGCGCGCACCAATGTCGATCTGGTGCGCGGCTATAAAGCGCTGCAAAACGAGTTCTGA
- a CDS encoding DUF3617 domain-containing protein, with product MNVRLLGLFMACGLSIPVAQAQMLQPGLWELTSSNMQVDGQQLPELQVMLGQLQNMLTPEQKAQLENQGLTMGGKGVRVCLTPDQVKSDNIPLTDPKSGCNQQITERSGNQWKFRFSCPKAQGAGVATFASDREFTTQVNGTFNATGIQQKGSMDTRAVWLGQNCGTVKPRT from the coding sequence ATGAATGTTCGTCTGCTTGGGTTGTTCATGGCCTGTGGTTTATCGATCCCGGTGGCTCAAGCCCAAATGCTTCAGCCGGGGCTTTGGGAATTGACCTCCAGCAATATGCAGGTTGATGGCCAGCAGTTGCCTGAACTGCAGGTAATGTTAGGTCAATTACAGAACATGCTGACCCCGGAACAAAAAGCCCAGTTGGAGAACCAGGGGCTGACCATGGGGGGTAAAGGTGTTCGGGTGTGCCTGACACCCGATCAAGTGAAATCAGACAACATCCCGCTGACAGATCCCAAGTCTGGTTGTAACCAGCAGATCACTGAGCGTAGTGGAAATCAGTGGAAGTTTCGCTTTAGTTGTCCAAAAGCCCAGGGCGCAGGTGTGGCAACATTTGCCAGTGATCGTGAATTCACCACCCAAGTGAATGGCACCTTTAATGCGACCGGGATTCAGCAGAAGGGCAGCATGGATACCCGCGCTGTCTGGCTGGGACAAAACTGTGGAACAGTCAAACCACGTACCTGA
- the cls gene encoding cardiolipin synthase: protein MDYLGPHVFGYLILLIHSLGLIAAVHAVLTVRTAQGSIAWAMSLFFIPYFTLIPYLIFGRSTFDDYIRARRDANKEMRDAITDLDWRPWVEEALSARNSKAYTSLRAMPKLGRMPCLANNSVRLLINGTATFDAIFDAIRSAKEVVLVQFFIIHDDDLGMKLHALLLEKAAQGVAVHVLYDSIGSHSLPKSYGESLRAGGVQTYAFATRGGWISRFQVNFRNHRKVVVVDGVRGFVGGHNVGVEYLGAKPPLSPWRDTHVEVTGPVVACLQESFAEDWFWAARKLPPLILPQSYPEDGVLCQFLASGPADPYETCSLFFVEAIHAANRRVWITTPYFVPDEAVFAALRLAVLRGVDVRILIPSRPDHKIVYAASSLYAFEAVRAGVRIFRYQPGFVHQKVVLVDDEISAIGSANMDNRSFRLNFEVMLLTVDDAFARQVEHMLLDDFALAREITEADIKATHRLQQLAMRVARLVSPVL, encoded by the coding sequence ATGGATTATCTAGGCCCGCACGTATTTGGTTATCTGATTTTACTGATCCACAGCTTAGGCCTGATTGCCGCCGTACATGCGGTGCTCACCGTCAGGACGGCGCAGGGTTCGATCGCCTGGGCCATGTCACTGTTCTTCATTCCTTACTTCACCCTGATCCCGTATCTGATCTTTGGTCGCAGCACATTTGATGATTACATTCGCGCCCGGCGTGATGCCAACAAGGAAATGCGCGACGCCATCACCGACCTGGACTGGCGACCGTGGGTCGAAGAAGCACTCTCTGCTCGCAACTCAAAAGCCTATACCTCGTTGCGGGCAATGCCGAAGTTGGGACGCATGCCCTGCCTGGCAAACAACTCGGTGCGTTTGTTGATCAATGGCACGGCTACGTTCGACGCCATTTTCGACGCCATTCGCTCCGCCAAAGAAGTGGTGCTGGTCCAGTTCTTTATCATCCACGACGATGACCTTGGCATGAAGCTGCACGCACTGCTCCTTGAGAAAGCAGCCCAAGGCGTCGCGGTGCATGTGTTGTACGACAGTATTGGCAGCCATTCGCTGCCCAAAAGTTACGGGGAAAGCTTGCGCGCAGGCGGTGTACAAACCTATGCATTCGCCACCCGTGGTGGCTGGATCAGTCGCTTCCAGGTGAACTTTCGCAACCATCGAAAAGTGGTGGTCGTGGATGGAGTGCGAGGCTTTGTCGGTGGGCACAACGTAGGCGTTGAATACCTGGGTGCCAAACCACCTCTGTCACCCTGGCGCGACACTCACGTCGAAGTCACCGGGCCTGTGGTTGCCTGCCTGCAGGAATCATTTGCTGAAGACTGGTTCTGGGCCGCTCGCAAATTGCCGCCCCTGATATTGCCCCAGAGCTATCCGGAAGATGGCGTGCTCTGCCAGTTCCTGGCCAGCGGCCCGGCGGACCCATACGAAACCTGCTCGCTGTTTTTCGTTGAGGCCATCCATGCCGCCAACCGCCGGGTATGGATAACGACCCCCTACTTTGTCCCCGATGAAGCAGTGTTCGCTGCGCTGCGACTCGCCGTGCTGCGCGGGGTGGATGTGCGCATCCTGATACCGTCCCGCCCGGACCATAAAATCGTCTACGCCGCGTCCAGCCTGTATGCCTTCGAAGCCGTACGCGCAGGCGTGCGGATCTTCCGTTACCAACCCGGCTTTGTGCATCAAAAAGTGGTGTTGGTCGACGACGAAATCAGCGCCATTGGCAGCGCCAATATGGACAACCGCTCGTTCCGTCTCAACTTTGAAGTGATGCTGCTCACCGTCGACGATGCGTTCGCCAGACAGGTCGAGCACATGCTGCTCGATGACTTCGCACTGGCCCGCGAAATTACGGAAGCGGATATCAAGGCCACTCACCGCTTGCAGCAACTGGCCATGCGGGTTGCGCGGCTGGTTTCGCCTGTTTTATAG